In Ailuropoda melanoleuca isolate Jingjing chromosome 4, ASM200744v2, whole genome shotgun sequence, the following proteins share a genomic window:
- the PRAM1 gene encoding PML-RARA-regulated adapter molecule 1, with protein sequence MAQRQRPSSGPTCPVAHHPPAAMGSHQDFRSLQAKFQASQPETSELPKKTPKPEFNKLLKKFPPPELSEDPKKPLQPSCTDLPRKPSKPEPSEPSKKFPQLEVLQKALQPEPGNPAKPPPEPKSSAFPKRLQQPEPHEATPDPSQPDFGTLPKKPPQPEFSVHPRKPPQPQVDGLPKKSLPQPEIGEAPQTSPWKPEPSEPHLHSSQPNFSTLPKKPPQPEFSVYPRKPLQLQAGGLPKKSLSQPEIGEVPQTPPWKPESSEPHPHSSQPNFSTFPKKPPQPEFSVYPRKPPQPQVSGLPKKSLPQPKIGEVPQTPPWKPESSKPQPHSSQPDFNTFPKKIPAPQLNDLPKKILHPDFGDLTRRSSEPEVSVFPKWPRQSEFKAPSKKPLQPELGNLPRVSSEPEFGLLPGKFLQPECQGPPRKFSQPESSALPKKHLHPEFFGDLPKKPPLPGSVSEGSLPTAVTGSRPRLPLSPGFGARQQRSGALTHSGGSRLGLKSSHPPRRRPLPPASSLGPPPAKPPLPPGPRDVQSFRRATAAATALRRTRSSAGIHFQAGQTKDIPQDQDEVYELYEDVEPTDNSSPSPKGRDEVPSIQQPPRPPQDPELRKEKVPQPQQLPPTDPKTLKQIRKAEKAEREFRKKFKFEGEIVIQTRMMIDPNAKTRRGGGKHLGIRRGEILEVIEFTNKDEMLCRDTKGKYGYVPRTALLPLETEVYDDVGFLDPLESQPFPQER encoded by the exons ATGGCACAGAG GCAGCGGCCCAGCTCAGGTCCCACTTGCCCTGTGGCCCATCACCCGCCTGCAGCCATG GGGAGCCATCAGGACTTCCGGAGCCTTCAAGCAAAGTTCCAGGCCTCTCAGCCGGAGACCAGCGAACTCCCCAAAAAAACTCCGAAGCCTGAGTTCAACAAACTTCTAAAGAAGTTTCCACCACCTGAGCTAAGCGAGGACCCCAAGAAGCCCCTGCAGCCCAGTTGCACTGATCTGCCCAGGAAACCCTCCAAACCCGAGCCAAGTGAACCCTCCAAGAAGTTCCCACAGCTCGAGGTCCTTCAGAAAGCTTTGCAGCCTGAGCCTGGCAACCCTGCCAAGCCCCCGCCAGAGCCCAAATCCAGTGCCTTCCCCAAAAGGCTCCAGCAGCCTGAGCCCCACGAGGCCACCCCAGACCCCTCACAGCCTGACTTTGGTACCCTTCCCAAGAAGCCACCACAGCCCGAATTCAGTGTGCACCCCAGAAAGCCCCCACAGCCTCAGGTCGATGGCCTCCCTAAGAAATCCCTACCACAGCCCGAGATCGGGGAGGCCCCTCAGACATCCCCCTGGAAGCCTGAGCCCAGTGAGCCCCACCTCCACTCCTCACAGCCCAACTTCAGTACCCTTCCCAAGAAACCCCCACAGCCCGAGTTCAGCGTGTACCCCAGAAAGCCCCTGCAGCTTCAGGCTGGTGGCCTCCCTAAGAAATCCCTGTCACAGCCTGAGATCGGGGAGGTCCCTCAGACGCCCCCCTGGAAGCCTGAGTCCagtgagccccacccccactcctcacAGCCCAACTTCAGTACCTTTCCCAAGAAGCCACCACAGCCCGAATTCAGTGTGTACCCCAGAAAGCCCCCACAGCCTCAGGTCAGTGGACTCCCTAAGAAATCTCTGCCGCAGCCCAAGATCGGGGAGGTCCCTCAGACACCCCCCTGGAAGCCTGAGTCCAGTaagccccagccccactcctcaCAGCCTGATTTCAATACATTTCCCAAAAAGATCCCAGCCCCTCAGCTGAATGACCTCCCCAAGAAGATCCTGCACCCTGATTTTGGTGACCTCACCAGGAGGTCCTCAGAGCCTGAAGTCAGTGTGTTTCCCAAGTGGCCACGGCAGTCTGAATTCAAAGCACCCTCCAAGAAGCCCCTGCAGCCCGAGCTGGGGAACCTCCCCAGGGTATCCTCAGAGCCTGAGTTTGGCCTACTCCCCGGGAAGTTTCTGCAGCCCGAGTGCCAGGGACCCCCCCGGAAGTTCTCGCAGCCCGAGTCCAGTGCTCTGCCCAAAAAGCACCTGCACCCCGAGTTCTTTGGTGATCTCCCTAAAAAGCCACCCCTCCCCGGCTCTGTTTCAGAGGGCTCACTTCCCACTGCTGTCACAGGCTCCCGCCCCAGGCTCCCACTCAGCCctggctttggagccaggcagcAAAGATCAGGAGCTCTCACCCACAGTGGAGGGTCGAGGCTCGGCCTCAAATCCAGCCACCCACCCCGGCGGaggcctctgcccccagccagCAGCCTGGGACCCCCTCCAGCCAAGCCCCCACTACCCCCTGGCCCCAGGGATGTCCAGAGCTTCCGAAGAGCCACAGCCGCAGCCACAG CTCTGAGGAGGACCCGTTCTTCTGCTGGGATCCACTTCCAGGCGGGACAGACTAAAGACATTCCGCA GGACCAGGATGAGGTCTACGAGCTGTATGAGGACGTGGAGCCCACGGAcaactccagccccagccccaaggGCAGAG ATGAAGTGCCATCTATCCAGCAACCCCCCAGGCCACCACAAGACCCAGAACTCAG GAAGGAGAAGGTCCCCCAGCCACAGCAGTTGCCACCCACAGACCCAAAGACTCTGAAGCAGATCCGGAAGGCAGAGAAAGCCGAGAGGGAGTTCCGGAAAAAGTTCAAG TTTGAGGGGGAGATAGTGATTCAGACAAGGATGATGATCGATCCCAATGCCAAGACACGTCGTGGGGGTGGCAAGCACCTGGGGATCCGGCGTGGGGAGATCCTGGAGGTGATCGAGTTCACCAACAAGGATGAGATGCTGTGCCGGGATACCAAGGGCAAAT ATGGCTACGTGCCCAGAACAGCTCTACTGCCCCT GGAAACGGAGGTGTATGACGATGTTGGCTTCCTGG ACCCTCTGGAGAGCCAACCATTCCCCCAGGAACGATAA
- the HNRNPM gene encoding heterogeneous nuclear ribonucleoprotein M isoform X11: MEESMKKAAEVLNKHSLSGRPLKVKEDPDGEHARRAMQKVMATTGGMGMGPGGPGMINIPPSILNNPNIPNEIIHALQAGRLGSTVFVANLDYKVGWKKLKEVFSMAGVVVRADILEDKDGKSRGIGTVTFEQSIEAVQAISMFNGQLLFDRPMHVKMDERALPKGDFFPPERPQQLPHGLGGIGMGLGPGGQPIDANHLNKGIGMGNIGPAGMGMEGIGFGINKMGGMEGPFGGGMENMGRFGSGMNMGRINEMERGMGGGFERDFARNKMGMSRSFGEPLGRGMEILSNALKRGEIIAKQGGGGGGGSVPGIERMGPGIDRIGGAGMERMGAGLGHGMDRVGSEIERMGLVMDRMGSVERMGSGIERMGPLGLDHMASSIERMGQTMERIGSGVERMGAGMGFGLERMAAPIDRVGQTIERMGSGVERMGPAIERMGLSMERMVPAGMGAGLERMGPVMDRMATGLERMGANNLERMGLERMGANSLERMGLERMGANSLERMGPAMGPALGAGIERMGLAMGGGGGASFDRAIEMERGNFGGSFAGSFGGAGGHAPGVARKACQIFVRNLPFDFTWKMLKDKFNECGHVLYADIKMENGKSKGCGVVKFESPEVAERACRMMNGMKLSGREIDVRIDRNA, translated from the exons ATGGAAGAAAGCATGAAAAAAGCTGCCGAAGTTCTAAACAAGCATAGTCTGAGTGGAAGACCACTGAAAGTCAAAGAA GATCCTGATGGTGAACATGCCAGGAGAGCAATGCAAAAGGTGATGGCTACCACCGGTGGGATGGGTATGGGACCAGGTGGCCCAGGAATGATTAATATCCCACCCAGTATCCTAAATAATCCTAACATCCCAAATGAGATTATCCATGCATTGCAGGCTGGAAGACTTGGAAGCACAGTATTTGTAGCAAAT CTGGATTATAAAGTTGGctggaagaaactgaaggaagTTTTTAGTATGGCTGGTGTGGTGGTCCGAGCAGACATTCTTGAGGATAAAGATGGAAAAAGTCGTGGAATAGGCACTGTTACTTTTGAACAGTCCATTGAAGCTGTGCAAGCTATAT CTATGTTTAATGGTCAACTGCTATTTGATAGACCAATGCACGTGAAAATG GATGAAAGGGCCTTACCAaagggagatttttttcctcctgagcgTCCACAGCAACTTCCCC atGGACTTGGTGGTATTGGCATGGGGTTAGGCCCAGGAGGACAGCCTATTGATGCCAATCACCTGAATAAAGGCATTGGCATGGGAAACATAGGACCCGCAG gaatgGGAATGGAAGGCATAGgatttggaataaataaaatgggag GCATGGAGGGACCTTTTGGTGGCGGTATGGAAAACATGGGTCGATTTGGATCTGGGATGAACATGGGCAGAATAAACG AGATGGAGCGTGGCATGGGTGGAGGATTTGAGAGAGACTTTGCCAGAAACAAGATGGGAATGTCTCGAAGCTTTGGCGAGCCCCTTGGCAGAGGAATGG AAATCCTAAGTAATGCACTGAAGAGAGGAGAGATCATTGCAAAGCAGGGAGGAG GTGGAGGTGGAGGCAGTGTCCCTGGGATCGAGAGGATGGGCCCTGGCATTGACCGCATTGGGGGTGCCGGCATGGAGCGCATGGGCGCAGGCCTGGGCCATGGCATGGATCGTGTGGGCTCCGAGATCGAGCGCATGGGCCTGGTCATGGACCGCATGGGCTCAGTTGAGCGCATGGGCTCTGGCATCGAGCGCATGGGCCCACTGGGCCTCGACCACATGGCCTCCAGCATCGAGCGCATGGGCCAGACCATGGAGCGCATCGGCTCTGGCGTGGAGCGCATGGGTGCCGGTATGGGCTTTGGCCTTGAGCGCATGGCCGCGCCCATCGACCGCGTGGGCCAGACCATTGAGCGCATGGGCTCTGGTGTGGAGCGTATGGGCCCTGCCATCGAGCGCATGGGCCTGAGCATGGAGCGCATGGTGCCCGCAGGCATGGGGGCTGGCCTGGAGCGCATGGGCCCCGTGATGGATCGCATGGCCACCGGCCTGGAGCGCATGGGCGCCAACAACCTGGAGCGCATGGGCCTGGAGCGAATGGGCGCCAACAGTCTCGAGCGCATGGGCCTGGAGCGCATGGGCGCCAACAGCCTGGAGCGCATGGGTCCTGCCATGGGTCCAGCCCTAGGCGCCGGCATTGAGCGCATGGGCCTGGCCATGGGTGGCGGTGGCGGTGCCAGCTTTGACCGCGCCATCGAGATGGAGCGTGGCAACTTTGGAGGAAGCTTCGCAGGTTCCTTTGGCGGAGCTGGAGGCCATGCTCCTGGGGTGGCCAGGAAGGCCTGCCAGATATTTGTGAGAAAT CTTCCATTTGATTTTACATGGAAGATGCTAAAAGACAAATTCAACGAATGTG GCCACGTGCTGTATGCCGACATCAAGATGGAGAACGGGAAGTCCAAGGGGTGCGGTGTGGTTAAGTTTGAGTCGCCAGAGGTGGCTGAGAGAGCCTGCCGGATGATGAATGGGATGAAGCTGAGTGGCCGAGAGATTGATGTTCGAATCGATAGAAATGCTTAA